From Xylanibacter oryzae DSM 17970, a single genomic window includes:
- a CDS encoding glycoside hydrolase family 31 protein: MRKNILLSSLLLFYCCLTNAQIQTNNGVQYLLSQPKDMSTDFCDLSNTYFFADSLSQFNPTTANGTVKWKRYRLVPRQAFNTNVYWPQRLQMLDFPNTAYDNDPKLKFSIEFVTPRTVRIKMLTTPVEPKDDDANDLMLCKVPTVDHTWKMSQTEKTIIYSSQYGTIEINKYPWRIVLKDSTGKVLTQTRTYADDDSSQIKLLPFNFIKRGSDNSRSINPVFTLSPEEKIFGCGESFTSLNKVGQKVQLFVTDPQGPESDGQYKPVPFFFSNRGYGIFMHTSAPVTCDFGSSYIGADRLFMGDEKMDLFIFFGKPKDILNEYTDITGKSPMLPLWTFGTWMSRITYFSQKEGLDVAENLRSHRIPADVIHFDTGWFGTDWQCDYQFAKDRFPNPVLMLKQMKEMGFHVDLWQLPYFTPKNKFFKELVDNNMEVKNAAGGMPYEDAVLDLSNPSTVKWYQDKIAGLIKQGVSAIKCDFGEAAPLNGIYYSGKGGLYEHNLYPLRYNKALWEAVKQYSGDGVIWARSAWAGSQRYPIHWGGDAATTNTGLIGDLHGGLSIGLSGFSFWSHDMGGFVTASPEDIYRRWLPFGFLSSHTRAHGAPPKEPWLISDSFTDAFRDCAEMKYKLMPYVYAQAKDCTEKGLPMVRALFVEFPDDPGAWLVEDEYLFGSQILVAPLLESGDSRICYLPKGKWIDYQNGTVYDGGYQTIKVGKIPAVILVRDGSLIPHVPLAQSTDQIDWTKVEMKEYKASATKCTGLIYKPGDKYVKTVIR, from the coding sequence AAATGGAAACGCTATCGTCTTGTACCACGTCAGGCATTCAATACTAATGTTTATTGGCCGCAACGTCTACAGATGCTAGATTTCCCCAATACGGCATATGACAACGACCCAAAACTTAAGTTCTCTATAGAGTTTGTCACGCCACGCACAGTCAGAATAAAGATGCTGACAACACCAGTTGAACCGAAAGATGATGATGCTAATGACTTGATGCTCTGTAAGGTGCCTACAGTAGACCACACATGGAAAATGTCACAGACAGAAAAGACTATAATATACAGCAGTCAGTACGGTACAATTGAAATAAATAAATACCCATGGCGAATTGTCTTAAAAGATAGTACTGGGAAAGTATTGACCCAGACTAGAACTTATGCAGATGACGACTCTTCACAGATTAAACTTCTTCCTTTCAATTTTATAAAGAGAGGCTCTGATAATTCCAGAAGCATTAATCCAGTTTTCACATTGTCACCTGAGGAAAAGATTTTTGGTTGTGGCGAATCATTTACATCCTTAAATAAAGTAGGTCAGAAAGTTCAACTGTTTGTTACTGATCCTCAAGGTCCTGAATCTGATGGACAATACAAACCAGTACCATTCTTCTTCAGTAATAGAGGGTATGGTATATTCATGCATACATCTGCACCTGTAACGTGTGATTTTGGTTCCAGTTATATAGGGGCCGATCGACTGTTTATGGGTGATGAGAAAATGGATCTTTTTATTTTCTTTGGCAAACCTAAAGATATTCTTAACGAGTATACTGATATAACAGGTAAAAGTCCAATGTTACCATTATGGACATTTGGTACATGGATGAGCAGGATCACATATTTCTCACAAAAAGAGGGATTAGATGTAGCAGAAAACCTGCGGTCTCACCGAATTCCGGCAGACGTAATCCATTTTGATACAGGATGGTTTGGTACAGATTGGCAATGCGACTATCAGTTTGCAAAAGACCGGTTCCCAAATCCTGTATTGATGTTGAAGCAGATGAAAGAAATGGGATTCCATGTTGATCTCTGGCAACTACCATATTTTACTCCCAAAAATAAATTCTTTAAAGAATTAGTAGATAATAATATGGAAGTTAAAAATGCCGCAGGAGGGATGCCTTACGAAGATGCTGTGCTTGATCTGTCAAACCCTTCTACTGTAAAATGGTATCAGGATAAGATCGCCGGTCTTATCAAACAAGGGGTGAGTGCTATAAAATGTGATTTCGGAGAAGCAGCTCCATTAAATGGGATATACTATAGTGGTAAAGGTGGACTATACGAGCATAACCTTTATCCTTTAAGATATAACAAAGCACTATGGGAAGCTGTTAAGCAGTATTCAGGTGATGGCGTAATATGGGCAAGAAGTGCATGGGCCGGTTCTCAACGTTATCCCATTCATTGGGGAGGTGATGCAGCTACTACAAATACAGGGCTTATTGGTGACTTGCATGGAGGATTAAGTATTGGCCTTAGCGGATTCTCATTTTGGAGTCATGATATGGGCGGCTTTGTTACCGCATCCCCAGAAGATATATACCGTAGATGGTTGCCTTTTGGATTTTTGTCATCCCATACACGTGCCCATGGTGCACCTCCTAAAGAACCCTGGTTGATAAGCGATAGTTTTACAGATGCTTTCCGTGATTGTGCAGAGATGAAATATAAACTTATGCCTTATGTTTATGCTCAGGCAAAGGACTGTACTGAGAAAGGCCTCCCTATGGTTCGCGCTTTGTTTGTTGAGTTTCCAGATGATCCGGGCGCATGGCTTGTCGAAGATGAATATCTGTTCGGTAGTCAAATATTAGTAGCTCCTCTTTTAGAGAGTGGTGATTCAAGAATTTGCTATCTACCAAAGGGTAAGTGGATAGACTATCAGAATGGAACCGTATATGATGGCGGATATCAAACTATAAAAGTAGGGAAAATACCAGCAGTGATACTTGTAAGGGATGGAAGTCTTATTCCACATGTTCCTTTAGCTCAAAGCACTGACCAGATAGATTGGACTAAAGTAGAAATGAAAGAATATAAAGCATCAGCTACCAAGTGTACAGGGCTGATCTATAAACCAGGTGATAAATATGTAAAGACAGTTATAAGATAA